The genomic stretch TCTGGCCCGGCTGCTGCTGGCCGAGCCGGACCTCCTCCTGCTCGATGAACCCACCAACCACCTCGACATCACCGCCCTGGCCTGGCTGGAAGACTACCTGGCCGCCTATCCCGGCGCTATACTCACCGTCTCGCACGACCGCGCTTTCCTCGACCGCACCGTCAACCGCATCCTGGCCTTGGACGAGACGGCCCACACCCTGCGCGACTATCCGGGGAACTACACCGACTACGCGCGGGCCATCGACCGCGACCTCGACCGACAGTGGGCAGCCTATTTCGAGCAGAAAGAGCGCATCCAGCAGCTCAACAGCTCGATCCGCAAGCTCACGGGCAAATCCGACGCCATCGAGGCCGAGAGCCTGCATTTTTACTACCGCCGCATCGCTAAAGACCTGGCCCGCCGCGCCGTGGTGCAGAAGCGGCGGCTGGAGCGGATGCTGGAGAGCGAAGACCTGATCGACAAACCCGGCCAGACCTGGAAGATGAAAATCGAGTTCCCCGAACTGCCGCGGGCTGGCCAGGACGTCCTCCACATCGAGGGCCTGGCCGTGGGCTATGATGGCCGCAAACTGCTCGATGGCGTCAATCTGCACCTGCGGCACGGCGAGCGGGCGGTGCTGATCGGCCCCAACGGCAGCGGCAAGACCACCCTCCTGCGCTGCATCACTGGCGAGCTGGCGCCGTGGGTGGGCGAGGTGCGCCTGGGCCGGGGCGTGCGGCTGGGCTACATGGCCCAAGAGCAGGAGACGCTGCCCGCCGCCAGCACACCGCTCGACCTGATCCGCGACGCCGCCTCCCTCTCCGAGACCGAAGCCCGCAGCCTGCTCTCGCTCTACCTGTTCAAGGGCGACGAGGTCTTCACAGCGGTGGGGCAGCTGAGCCTGGGCGAGCGCAGCCGCCTGGCCCTGGCGCTGATGTCGGTGCGGGGCTGCAACTTCCTGCTGCTGGATGAGCCGATCAACCACCTCGACATCCCCGCCCGCGAGCGTTTCGAGCAGGCCATGACCCAGTTCGAGGGCACGGTGCTGGCCGTCGTCCATGACCGCTACTTCATCGAGCGCATCGCCACCACCTTGTGGGCGCTGGAGGAGGGGACGGTGCGCGTGGTGGGGTGACAGATGCAGCCGCTGTGGGGCTTTCATACTTGTCGAGTGTTGCGCATCGTGCTACACTAAAATCGTGATCAAGTCATTTCGCCACAAAGGCCTTCGGAGGTTTTTCGAGAGTGGAAGCGTTGCTGGCATTCAACCCGAACATGCCAAGCGTCTGCGTGTACAACTGGCTGCTATCGACACCGCCGTTGTGATCGGTGACATCGATTTGCCTGGATTCCGCTTGCACTCTCTGAAAGGCAACTTGGAAGGGCGCTGGTCGGTCTCTATAAGTGGCAACTGGCGTATCACCTTTGAGTTTGTCGATGGCAACGCTTATGTTCTCGACTATGAGGATTATCACCAATGAACATGCATAACCCACCCCACCCCGGCGAATTCATCAAGGAAATCTATCTCGAGCCTTACGAACTAAGCGAGCGCTTCCTGGCTGCGAAGTTGGACGTCTCGCCCTCAACGCTCAATCGCCTGCTCAACGGGCAAAGTGATGTCAGCCCCGAAATGGCGCTGAGGTTGTCGAAGGCCCTGGGCAGGACGCCCGAAAGCTGGCTGGCTCTGCAGAACAACTACGATCTCTGGCAGGCGCGGCAACGGCTCGACCTGGCGAAGGTGCAGAAATTGGATTTCGCGCCCGCTTGATTTTCCCTTGCGGGTTTCTCCTCGCTGTTTGACGCCCGCCTGTCATCGCCTCGCGAGCGAGGCGATGACAGAGCGCTCTTGCCGATGCCAACGCCGCGAACCATTGTCGCATCCCGGCGCCCCCATCCTTCTTGCAGGGATAGAGATGGCATAGACTATCCTTGTGGAAAGGACAGGTTCGCCTGGCCCCATTGCAATGGCAACCAGCAGCGGCCTGATTATTGGGCAATACAACTGGCGCCGCATTTGACACCCCCGCCCACCCCTTGCGATAATAGCGCCAATCGAACACGCCCTCCCAACAGCACCGACGGAGGAAAGTAAGCGGGCGGAAGCGCCCAGAGAGGCCGGGTCACAGGCTGCAAGCCCGGCTGCGTCCAACCCCGCCGAAGTTCCCTCCCGAGCTGGTTCGGTGAATGCCCTGCGCTAGTAGTCGAACCCGGAAATCAACCGTTATGATGATGGTTATTAGTGATTGGAGATTAGAGATTAGAGATTGGCGATTAGACGAATAACCAATCTCCAATCTCCAATCTCCAATCTCCAATCTCCAGTCACCAATAACACTGAGCGCCCCATTTCACGGGGAATCAGG from Caldilineales bacterium encodes the following:
- a CDS encoding HigA family addiction module antidote protein; translation: MNMHNPPHPGEFIKEIYLEPYELSERFLAAKLDVSPSTLNRLLNGQSDVSPEMALRLSKALGRTPESWLALQNNYDLWQARQRLDLAKVQKLDFAPA
- a CDS encoding ATP-binding cassette domain-containing protein, encoding MLQVRNISKWFGDVRVLNQINFTLNRGDRAGLIGPNGSGKSTLLKIITGDLAADQGHIVLAPASLRWGYLPQAFDFPAGASVGDVLTAAQGERVAAETHLALMAERLAAATGDDLDPALAAYDRALAAFDAQGGGKLRADASAVLAGLGMAAVGQDRPVAALSGGQKTRLGLARLLLAEPDLLLLDEPTNHLDITALAWLEDYLAAYPGAILTVSHDRAFLDRTVNRILALDETAHTLRDYPGNYTDYARAIDRDLDRQWAAYFEQKERIQQLNSSIRKLTGKSDAIEAESLHFYYRRIAKDLARRAVVQKRRLERMLESEDLIDKPGQTWKMKIEFPELPRAGQDVLHIEGLAVGYDGRKLLDGVNLHLRHGERAVLIGPNGSGKTTLLRCITGELAPWVGEVRLGRGVRLGYMAQEQETLPAASTPLDLIRDAASLSETEARSLLSLYLFKGDEVFTAVGQLSLGERSRLALALMSVRGCNFLLLDEPINHLDIPARERFEQAMTQFEGTVLAVVHDRYFIERIATTLWALEEGTVRVVG
- a CDS encoding type II toxin-antitoxin system RelE/ParE family toxin, translated to MIKSFRHKGLRRFFESGSVAGIQPEHAKRLRVQLAAIDTAVVIGDIDLPGFRLHSLKGNLEGRWSVSISGNWRITFEFVDGNAYVLDYEDYHQ